The sequence GGCGTTCATATTTGGTGTTTTGATTTGTCTAACTTGTAAACATGAACAGAATATAAGGTTCGATTTCGTCACAAATTCAATAGTCCGTGACATTCAATCGAAGGACAGCAAATTTTTCCACGTAAACGTTATGGGATGCAAGAACTTGCAAATCCAAGATGTTACCATAACTGCACCCGGAGATAGCCCCAACACCGATGGAATCCACATTGGACGTTCATCTAAGATCACCATCAGCAATGCCAAAATTGGAACAGGTGACGATTGCATCTCCATTGGCGATGGAGCCCAAGATGTTACTGCTAACCAAGTAACTTGTGGACCTGGCCATGGTATTAGCGTTGGAAGTCTTGGAAGGTACCAGAATGAACAGCCTGTTTCAGGAATCAGAGTAATTGGTGGCACCTTAAGCAGTACACAGAATGGTGTTAGAATCAAAACATGGCCTTCTTCCCCTCCTGGGAGTGCTTCAGATAtgcattttgaaaatattatcatGAACAATGTTGCCAATCCTATCCTCATTGATCAAGGCTACTGCCCAAACAATCAATGCTCAAACAAGGTTATTATAAACATCACAAATATATACACTCATTTTGAtgttagaagttaaaaaaagaaaaacaaattacatATACTAATATCAAATTCTCgtgtgggtttttgtttgtttgttttgctttcagTCTCCCTCGAAAGTTAAGCTCAGCAATGTTAGCTTCAAGAGCATTAGAGGCACTTCTTCAACAAAGGAAGCTGTGAAGCTTATTTGCAGTAAAAGTGTTCCATGCCAACAAGTGGCGGTTGCTGACATTGATCTCGTATACAAGGGAGCTGGAGGATCTGCTACTTCCACTTGTGTTAATGTCCAGCCCACCGTTTCGGGCAAGCAGAATCCTCCTGCTTGTACCATCAAACAATAACTAAATGCCTCCCAAGCTATTGTAACTAATGCAGAATGAGGAAACACTATTTGCAAATAGGTTATAGGAGTTCTATTCTAAGCAGAATTTCATTTACTACAGTCTATCACGTTCcctttttctctatttaaatGAAACTGTGGAATGTTGGATGGTAATTTTTAGAGTTGTTTGAGTTCAGCCTTTTACTAAAGGCTGCTGTGATCTGGAGTGTTGTTGTAGATAGTATTTGTTCTGTTACTGTAGCTGggatatttcaaaataaaacaaaaatagttattaaactctttctaattgttattattattcacCAAATACATTCTTGTGTCCATGATATGGTAACATTCAATTCATATGCATGCATGTTTTTAACGCCAAATTAACTTGCTCACATACTCTTCGACGTCGGTAAGATATGAAACTCATAAAACGGACGCCATATATTCAAATTTACGtctctaaatattttatatttttaatacagATTTCTGTAACAACTAAATTttaatcacatttatttttaaaagtataacaCATATTTTTGAAGATGATTATACACCCAACGCAGAAATTAAGATAGGAAATAAAAAGCAATTACgtaaatattttagtaaacttACTTAACTCTCTTATTAAATTGAAGCAATTCTGGACGATTAATCTGCATATTCTAACACATGATTAACAAGGAAATTAAATGATGTCAAGTACCTAAATGGTTTGTTGCACTAACTATTGTCTTTTATCAATAACTAGTCGTAGACCTGCGCATTGCGCGAGATAATGTTTTTTTAGGGTGatcttattaaatatatttggggtaataagtaataacactctcccattttgtttatattaataacaaaatattttaaatttatttaagaatctATTTATAAATGTTTAACCATGCTTAGTAAAGACATTACTCATAACCTTAGAATTAAAGTACAAGTTTATAAAATACCAAAACATTTGAAATGACAAATCTCTCCATAACTcattgggaaaagaaaaggggggaaaaaagcaaaagacattacttaatattttgaaatacacttgaatttaaaatttaaaaataagagaatttaattttaaaattaaggacAATTTTGGAACCTACCTTAAGCACAGGCAGGTTAgtacacaatattttaatattaatttaacaaagtttggTCAAACAAATGTAAagggtgaaaatattttttccttccaaGTTTGGGGTAGAGTGTCATTTCCTCAaacctcaaggaaggggaatGTAATTACttctatattattattgttgttgttgttaataattgatttttcattttctttaaagttaataaaaaccttacatatacctttttatttatttatagaagatacattttttttaagatgagtTGTATATTAAGCAAATGTAACACACTACAAcaaagttagaagaatatggttcaccttaaaaaatattaatgaaatccccaaaaaatattaaaatgatatatttttagagataaaaatatttaaaaaaataagtgtaaaaatctttttttttttgaaaaaaaaagagacaatgCTTGaagtaattgttactttttatatgtTACACTTCATTGCACAATATTTATATTACCACGCCTCGCACAAGTCTGCTACTAGTTTCCtataaaaattgaatgattCTACAAGTCTTCTATTGGGAATAAATTCTAATCTTAGGTTGCTAAATGCAAATATAGTAGAAACATGGTGAGAGAAAATAATGAATTGTGCTCATGCCGGTTAGTGTAATAAGCATGTGCTATGATTGTGGGCGTCCTTTATAATAGGATCTTTTGTTACTCTTAGAGCAAACAAAATGACGCCCTTATCCCCACCCAAAATGTTTTCCTATAATGACAAGCTTTATCTTTTAACCTCTAAGAAATGCAATGCAATGGCCAAAGGATATGCCCCTTTAATGTTGtctctaataaaataaaataaaaaggctcCCGTCCTCTTTAGGTACAGGTTTATGCGGAAttcaattgttttcaattttttattttctctgtaAGAAAGAATCATCAACCttaactaaccaaaaaaaaaaaaaaaagaaccatcaACATTAATTAGAgttaaaagaaagaacaaaaataggataacatttaacaattaaagagacaaaaaaaaaaaaaacagttcaGAAAAAATCTAAATGGCATTAACCAAGGTGGAGTTTTAAAGAACTCTTGGTTTACGTAGAatataatagagaaaataaaaatgagactaATACTAATTCTAGGAAACATAtatagagaaatagaaaaaaggaTGCTAATTAAAGAACATTGGCAATACCATCAATCTTGTTTGAAGCTTAATCATAGCTCCACTAATTTGCTGACTTTCAACTTTTGGCTGGTATATATTCAGGCGTTCTCCAATGTCGTAAAATTCCTTATTGTTTGGTTTTACTTGAATTCTGGCAAACGACCCGATTAAATTAAGTGAGAAAATGAGCACAACGATTCTAGtgtagaaaaagaagaagaagaagaagaaagaattccCATAGATTAGTAATTTGGCATAAATATAAGAacgtataaaaaattcattgaaaaattgagagagaaagagagagagagagacagagagagagagagggagagagagagaacatttttTTGAATTCCAGCTAACTATTCGATTGGATTAAGTGAGAAAATGAGCATAATGATTCaagtgtgggaaaaaaaaaaagaaaagaaaagaaaagaaaggattcccaaagattagtaatttggcataaatagaagaatgtataaaaaattcatcgaaaaattgagagagagaaaactttttttgtgagagaaaaccATGCATAGGATGGAATAGATAGTTACAAATatatagtaagagggtgtgaataagaagagacaaaataaaggaagatgaagagaaagaagaagaatattatttaggtagagggtagtggggagatgaaaaaaagaagaataatatCTATGTAGAGGGTggtggagagatgaaaaggtaagggtggagaaatgttggaaaaggtgtaaatatgaaaataaaataaaaagtaaatgttaaaaaaattataggaaaattggaaagaaaatgataataaaatggACGCTAATGTGGCTTAACTGGagcgtaacaacaataaatgctacgcttaagcttttaaatatatagatTTCGTAGCTCAATGATCTAGACACCGTATTTTGTCCGCCTTTGATTTGTGTGTTGGACcctaaaaattccaaaaatataatcttttttcCATGG comes from Castanea sativa cultivar Marrone di Chiusa Pesio chromosome 3, ASM4071231v1 and encodes:
- the LOC142628969 gene encoding exopolygalacturonase-like translates to MGKNLSIVTISLLLLLASTSAGQVFDVKSYGGQPNADITQALTKAWKAACAVAGSKVVISAGTYKLGVVTLLGPCKGAIEFNLQGTLQAPSDLASFNGKDFWVSFERIDSLTVSGGGVFDGKGQTAWQKNNCDQKYNCKLLPINIRFDFVTNSIVRDIQSKDSKFFHVNVMGCKNLQIQDVTITAPGDSPNTDGIHIGRSSKITISNAKIGTGDDCISIGDGAQDVTANQVTCGPGHGISVGSLGRYQNEQPVSGIRVIGGTLSSTQNGVRIKTWPSSPPGSASDMHFENIIMNNVANPILIDQGYCPNNQCSNKSPSKVKLSNVSFKSIRGTSSTKEAVKLICSKSVPCQQVAVADIDLVYKGAGGSATSTCVNVQPTVSGKQNPPACTIKQ